From Malaya genurostris strain Urasoe2022 chromosome 2, Malgen_1.1, whole genome shotgun sequence:
gacgtaaccgacaagtcCTGATGCTTTACATTGCAACAAAATATCTACGAAATGAAAGAGCCATTTTCAAAAggattagactcgtttgaaacttactattaggttatttgataagctcacagTACTAATGACCGAGGATAGAATCTCACAAATGTTTTGATGAGCCTATTTACATGGCAAAAGAAAGGCATAATCGcttcactaggtgaattaaggtttttttttattttcgtttcaagCGGTATTCAGGTTTAACGTATAAATTGTATAATTatgtacagaattctgtaattaaAACTTACGTATAAATGATTCGTTCGGTAAAAGTTtgcatattttttgtaaaaataatcaTTAGAATTCAGATTCGGATCTGGATCATATCTTGGTTTACttcagaattctgaagttgaattcctgaatcagaattctggacaCAATTTTCGAACTTAAGCCACTGAATTCAGTACTAAAAtttagtcaagaaaccagtttcCAAAATGTAGTCCCAGAATCTAggattagaattcagttccagagtcttacttttaacttttaaacctGTATTCTGTAACTAAGTTCTGAGACTGAATTCAGATACAAAATTCGAATCATTTCATACTCATTCCCAAGATAACTCAATGACAAACCAGTTTTCCGGAGTAGCTTTGTGGAAGCACACAGTAGCTTTGAGAATCTAGGTCTACTGTACCAACAGTCATCTCGTTAGTAGAGTCGCCGTATTATTTCGTCGATTACTTGACTTTTTATCAACGCATTtagataaaatcggatacaatatcttcGCTTCACCAATATcactgaaaaaatgaaattgttcaatactgttgttatagcgacgcgaaaactcgaagcgaatgcaactATTTTCCGCTTGcccttatgccccgtttacacttctgctggctgccagcatgctggtgtcagtgtactgccctcttaggaaaaaacgttcaactgtagtccaatgatccaaagtattagaccaacgaaggaccaccgttgaacgtttttttcctaagaaggcagtacactgacaccagcatgctggcaaccagcagaagtgtaaacggggcattaaggTCAATATATCGAACAGAGAAAGcaaatctcactctaactaatggttttcgtatatgagatgactactggagctgagatgactACTGAATTCGTTACCTTTTAACTGTTTTctggttttttctttgaattggAATGGAGATTTGAACTGATCaattaaattcgaataaatGCTCACATCGAACCGGATTGTTCTggttttttcaacttctttaaaTGTTTGTTCAACTTTCAATGACTGTATTCAATTGCGATATTGATGCAGAACATTTACCGTTATTTTTCTGATACGTGATGCGCTTTCTTCTTTGATTGGTGTAAATCGACAATCACTTTCTCTGTAAAGCCCACTCCTAAAGGAGTATCATTTAGATATTTCGCAATGAATCATACTAATTTACAATTACATTTAATTTTCAGGAGCGACGCGCGGAAATTGTGCGCCAGAACAAGGCTGCATTATCAACTCAAAAGGGTGATGAAAACAGCGTCACCGCGTCCTCCGGTTAGAGTTACCCTAGTGCTATTTTACGAGCTTCCTCCTTTTACTCCCTCACTCTTTAACATTCTATTCAAACATAGCTCCTTCACATCCTCCTTTTCAGCAAGCAATGATTGGTACACAAGAGAAAACAAACGATCCCAAATACGAATAGTAGAAGTAGTATGAAAGGCCATTCAGgtatataaaaaattaaaaaaaaaaaacaaaacaaatgcgCGATATCTTTCGCAAAACTGCACGTGAAACGATAAACACACGCTAGCGTAACATCAAAATACAACTGTTTAATGCTCTAACCACCACAACACAAAATAGATAGAGAAACGAAACAAACACAACACTTCTTAAAAAGAGGATACTATATtactaaatgaaatgaaatatatACTATATACGCCTATCTTTGGAAAAGTTGAGAAAAAAAACCAAGCAAACTCCCGTTATTGAAACAAGCACACTTAACACAATGACGGTTACAACAAAAGGTCGTTTTCTTAAGCTATCTACTATCACAGAACATGACACAATAATTATATATAacaattaactttttttttgctgccaGATAAAACATGCGTTGTATTAAAACGATTATGAAGAAAAAATTCGAAACGGTATTCGTAAAATTATTGTAATCTCCGTGTACCCTGGAAATTTTGTATATTGCTCTAGTaccacataaacaaacaaatctctCGTTCAAATATAACCGATCGCTGTTAACCAATTGTTAGTATGATAATTCAATAAACACAgatgttctttttttattccaGTTTATCGTTTTTTGTTGCCTGTCGATAATAGAAACGATCAAACCGAATACCATAGCGTTTATAAATTGACAGCAATTATTCgagataaattttcattttgattcGCAATATAAACCCTTCACAAAATGCACAATATTCGAAACAGTAGTCTGAAACAGTCCAAATATAAACAACTGTACTTTGAAACTGCTCAGCCATAACAACGCAGAAAAGACAATTTCGATCCAAATGACAGGAACATATTTATTAGTGAGGAGAACAGTAGTGCTAGGATTAAACTGCAACCAAATGTTTTGGTTCATATTCGATTATGCTTACCGGTCGATTGATGTTAGTTACGAATGAGATGGCCCGTGCAACGCAATAGAAAGCTCGAAAACTGAGTATGATGAGGGTGATTGGagaggtaaataatttgaattttgttgtatgagagcaaaaaacaaaatcaaagctACTGCAATGACCGTCACAACCGTGTCACAAGAAAAAATCCAACAGAAATTGAAATTTCATGGATGGTTAGTTTGCTAGAGCTAACCATCACAAAACTAGCTCTTACACATTCCAAGCTTCTGAAATTGATTGGAGTTCAATAATCAGTATCGCCAAACAACTACAACGCTCcgaaaatgttcgaaaaatgtCCAGCAATTTCCGCTCGCATTACCGCTTTCATCAGACCATACTAGGAGACACCaatgaaaagtattagaatAAAACTAGACCAAGATAAGATTtgggtaaagaaatgtaatcctTGCTCCAGAACATCATTGTCAAAACACCTATTTTTGAACAACTTTGTACTCGAGATCAATTGTTTCCATATTTCTGTTGtataattttcttattttttttttttgtaacccTGATGCTGATGCTGGTGTCCATGGAGTTCAACTGAAGCCACGTTTTAAAATGATCTCGAATAAATGTCTGTGAAAGAAAAAATCAAaggacataatttttttttatctgaaaaatacaaaaaatgctTATGCCTTTCATATGTTGTTAATGACTGACCATAATCACAAAAACAATGCAATAGTTGTTGAAATTTTCCTCATCTTTTTCCTGATTATTTGAACTAACGAGGCGAAAAGACATTGTGAGTCAATTTTGTAGAAGACAAAGGCTTAAGGAAAGCATAATTCGATACAGATATTACTTCACGAAGTTCTTAATTTTAAGCCCCTTCAAATATTGAATTACTACGAAGTATTAACAAAAATCGTCATATAAAAACTTacaaaaagaacaaaatatatACTTACATTCATATTATCGCCTCTGTGCCGCCTTTTTGCATTCAACTGTACTACTAATTAAAGCATAACTGTAATTACATGTTAAGAAAAGTACAcgcatttaaatttgaaatagtTACTGAACCTCCTCTTGGGTTGCgtgaaaaaataacaattttgtTTTATACATATATAATACGTGTAAGCTATAATTTGTGCTTTCCAAAAGAATTGAAATGATGCCAGGTATGATTAGCAGTACTGTGTGGAACTGATAATAATGGAATTGGAACGTAAAATGCAAAAAGCACCATAAAATCAGCAAACTAGAGTTAAACAGCAGATAAAAAAAACTAGGAAATGAACGTGCTaaatttttaagtaaattgCTGCCTTCTGAAACGTTACCCGCGTCCTAATGAATTGGtccaatatattattttccatttAACGTTTTTTTAACGCTTGAGCAAATTTTGCTTCGccggatttttttaaaataaaaccaATAATGATAAAAACGAGTTCAAGAAAAAAAGAGTTCTGTTTTTAAATCACGTCTGTCCAGAAAAGGACAATAATAATCTTTATTTGGAATCACTACGTTCAAATTCCAACTGAAAGGTTTAAACATATGAATGAAACGTAATGCATTGTGCTTGGAAAACCCTTAAATGACAGATAATGTCTTGAAATAGCTCAAATACAGTGTAAGAATTGATGTGCGAATGAACGTGAAATATTTGTATAAGATAAAGGAAAACAGACTGGTTTACAGACGGTAGAACACAAATATTAGATGATGTGcttaaaagaaattattttgGTAATGCTTTTCTTCTGTTTCAAACATGCTGAAGAACAAAAAAGAAAGAATAATCAACAAAATGTTGTAAAAAAGCTAATCAGTGGCAGCCCTTTTTATGGTCACTCGGCAACGCAAGCAAATATATATCCACTTGATAGGAAAATGGcaaatttctttgaaaaaaaagtgtatCGAACCCTATCtattgaacgcatatacaaCTATCATGATTATCATATTACTATTATATAGCACAAGCAAGCTTCTGTGATGGGTTTCATtcatattaaaacaaaaaaaacaatcaagcgAAACAAGATCAAAAAGAAATCGCTGCTTATAGTGGAACGATAAAGGTTTACaaccaaaattaaaaatatgaaaacagctACAAGATCTACTATACCAATGAAGGTAAATAACATcagaaaatgaaataaaagaaaaatcaatAACAAATGGAATATCAAACCGACAATTGATTTCAAATAAAGACAAAATCTAACTTGTAACGTGTTGTTATTTAACTGTCTGGCATCTGCTCTCATACTTTGGGGTAGAAATCGCGAAaacccgatttttgaaccgaggtaaAGACAGACGAATGTCATGTACCGTTCGAATCTGTTCGTCGAGCTcagaaaaatgtgcactcactgAATTTTTTACAGGACGATATGTACTtcactcttactctttcagtcgtagaccacgtctccattcaactcggttcatggctgttcgccgccagcctcggtagctgcgaagggtccgcacgtcgtcctcaatttgatcgatccatcttgcccgctgcgcgcctcttcttcttataccggtcggatcattatcgataatcattttaaccgggttattctccgacattctaacaacatgcctgaCCCAccataaccgcccgaccttggccgtttggacgagggttgatcctcccagcaactggtgcagttcataattcattcgccttctctgtgtaccgtcttccatccgaactccgccgaagatggttcgcaacaccttccgttcaaaaacacctagtgcgcgttgatcctccgcaagcattgtccaggactcgtgcccgtagaggataaccggtctaatcagcgttttgtagatagttaactttgtatgacggcgaattttgctcgatcgaagcgtcctgcgcagtccaaagtaagtccGATTCCCTGACaagatgcgtctctgaatttccctactggtgtcattatcggcagtcaccagtgagcccaatttcgatttcatcaccgccaatcagaactcgtaatgagtGACTGatattatcttctctcgagcccctgccttttatGTAATTTGTCTTTAACACATTGATATCTAATCCGATCCACTtgacctcagcttttagtccgatgtgcGTGTATTCCATCTTCTCAATGTTCCGTACTATAATGTCAATAtcttcagcgaaaccaagtagctggacggactttctgaaaatcgtgccactcgtgtctatcctcgctcttcttatcacacgctccaaagcaatgttgaatagcagatacgaaaggccatcacctttccgtagccctctgcgagtttcgaagggactcgagtttatccccgatactcgaacaacgcacatcactcgatccatcgtagccttgacaaaTGATattagtttgtccgggaatccgtagtcgtgcatgattttccatagctgttctcgatcgattgtgtcgtaggctgatttgaaatcgatgaataagtgatgtgtgggcacattgtattcgcggcacttttgcaacacctggcggatggcgaacacttggtccgtggtagcacgttcgcccataaatcctgcctgatattgtcccacgaattcgtttgcaatcggcgaaagtcgacggcataagatttgggagagtaccttgtaggcggcgttcagcagagttatcgcgcggtaatggcagcaatccagcttatcgccctttttgtagacacattccatccattcctccagtaaaatctcgtcctcccagatcttggtaacgacccagtgcagtgctttcactagtgcattaccattaCCAGCATGATTTCATGTATAACCACTCTAAAACCACAAATTGACTATCGTTTTTGTCATATGTGACTGATGCCTAACGGTTTACAAACGGACGTTATCTATCCAGATCTTTCCTCCGCTTTCGATATAATCAACCACGTCATCGCGGTTGCTAAATTGGGCAGACTTGGATTTAGTTCGAACATTATTCGTTGGCTACAGTCATACCTCGTTTAGCAATTAAAATTCACGATCACACTTCCGAAGCGAGGAACTATCCGGAATACCACTGGGCAGACATCTCAaacctttaatatttttattgtacttCAATGATGCAAAATTGACTGGAAAATCCTCGCTTATCGTTTGCTGATTATGTCAGGATCTACCACATCATTGACAACTTAGAAGACGCAGCTTTTCTTCAGCGGTAATTGTTGATTTTCGCAGAGTGGTGCAAAGCTAACCGTATGATAGCAAATCCCGACAAGTGCTCGGTCACTACGTACACGAGGACAAAAGTTCCATTCCATGTCGAATGCTTTCTGTATGGACCCTGGATTGGATGGTCAACTAGCGTTAAGGATCTTCAAGCAACATATCGGCTGCATTGTAGCTAAAGCTTCCCGTAACTTTGGATTCTTAGTGAGGATGACTAAACACTTTACAGACTTACACTGTCTAAAATTCCTTTACTGTTCGCTTGTTCGTTTAACTCTCAAATATTGCTCAGCAGTTTGGAACGGTGCTCAAAGAATCGAGGCAATACAACGCAGATTTGTTCGCTTCGCTCTTTGTCGGATGCTGTGGGACGATCCTCGTCAACTACCgagttatgaaagtcgcgggttGTTAATCGGTCTCGGCACGACTGAAATTATCACACTCCTCGGTGAACGgtgccccgggttggcggttcaatgcatagggcgctggtcttacaaacaagttgtcgtatgttcgagccccgacctggaaggattcgtagtgtcagtagaatcgtagcactagccatgcaatggttctgtacaccctgaatcggctgcgaagtctgttgaaacagaaggtcaaattccaccacaggaatgtaataccaaggctttgctttcggTGAAtgaccaaaaggttaaagccggggtaaaataaatgatattgataataataattatcacaCTCTTTGATGATATCGGATACCTTCAACGGTAAGATCGACTGTCCCGTTTTGCTCAACGAAGATTGTAacccagagctctccgcaacagtaCTTTTCTTGACTTCCTATACTGCCGTTCTAAGTCAAATTGTAGGACCCTTTATGTAGGAAATTCCACAGGATATGAGacaattaacagttcggctgaaaagttcgtatcgtttaatagaaacacacattttttgccaaaattcgtttttattattcaacataattgccatcagaggcgatacagcgattaaagctatcttccaacttttcgataccatttttgtagtacgatttgtcctttgcctcaaaataggcctcagtttcagcgattacctcttcattgcttctaaattttttaccagcgagcattctcttgaggtctgagaacaggaaaaagtcactgggggccaaatctggagaatacggtggatgagggagcaattcgaagctcaattcgttcaatttcagcatggttttcatcgacttgtgacacggtgcattgtcttgatggaacaaaacttttttcttcttcaaataaggccgttttttgaaatttcgtcctttaaacgctctaataacgctatataatagtcactgttgatggtttttcccttttcaaggtagtcgatgaaaattataccatgcgaatcccaaaatacagacgccataaccttaccggccgattgttgagtctttccacgctttgggttcggttcatcgcgtgcagtccactcagctgactgtcgattggactccggagtgaagcgatggagccatgtttcgtccattgttatatatcgacgaaaaaatcggttttatttcgatataacagctccaaacactgctcagaatcatcaattcgttgttgtttttgatcgattgtgagctcacgcggcacccattttgcacaaagctttctcatatccaaatattcgtgaataatatgtccaacacgttcctttgatatctttagggtgtcagctatctcgatcaacttccctttacggtcattgaaaatcattttgtggatttttttcacgttttcatcggtaacagcctcttttggacgtccactgcgttcatcgtcttcggtgctcatatgaccagtacgaaattttgcaaaccacttacgaattgttgcttcgcccggtgcagagtctggataacactcatcaagccattttttggtatcggcggcacttttttcatcaaaaagtagtgtttcatcaacacacgaaattcctttttttctcacaataacaaaagtagcttcactcaaaatgcaatatctcacaaacttataatcagacagctgtcaaatttatacacgtatcttttgaaggttggtactaactgaaaatggtatggatttaattctagtggcgccctctcatagaaacgatacgaacttttcagccgatctgttatgtataGAACGGCAGTATACGACGTACCACCCACGACGCGAAAGagtctgttgttttttttttaatttcaatatgccacgaagcagaatacgtacaaaatttctgaatattatttggaattATCATTTGGACcgaattgtgtgtgtgtgtgtgttgatggattggaaataaataaataaatagatttcCTATTTCTTATCAATCTTATCCAAACCTACAGTTACTACCATTCATAAGACGTATTTTGTTATATACGAAGAATTAATTATGTCTGCAATAAAAACAAGTTTACAAAATCCGAATAAATTAAAACCAATTTAAAACCTCAAGGTTTAAATACGCTTCAGTAATAGGACGTCTAGTCAAaatacttgacctatttgaattttttttaataattttcgcATTTCAAATGAGTTgttacatacaaaccaattcgcaccctctcattctgctactaacgcagaaggcgattgcACCCAGTTGACGCTGGGTTTTCTTAGACTTTCTTATGTCTGGTGAGGCATTCTGAACGAATTTCGAGCAATGCTGATGATTCAATTTCATCATTTGCTGTTTGTAACAGTTGGTATTCACAGAATGCTCGTCTATTCCTACAGAGAAAAATTAACATAATTAGAATATACTACCTCAATAGCTCATCAGTGGCATTTTAGATACGCAGCCCCGTAGACCAAAGATTGTGCATTGGTTTGGCATGAAACCATGTTGTGTTGTAATGATGTACCGCTTGCAGTGCATTTTCTCCCTCTCGTATGTATATCCCAGAAGGTCAGTGATAATCCACTACGTCGTATTGAAAagttttttattcaatgctATTCATATTAGCGATTTTTAGAAACTTAAATTTGAGTATTCTTCAATCGGTCAACGTACACTGGGAAGGTCAATGTAAATGCTTCAGTGATTTACCTAACTATTAACACTAGTAGAATACACATCAGGCCATTGGGAAACTCTTTTCTAAAGCAATTAGTTTAAACAAAAGTGCAACCTGCCTTACCAGCTGGGTGGCAAACTGTTGCTTAGacactttatttatttacataagCGTGATGCAAACAGTAAACTCATCGTTTCCCAGAAAACATTCGATTTTCATAACAAATTCACTGGCACATGGAAAACCGTTAGTCTTCCATTCGAGGAAGCAACATTTCAACGTGTTTGGAATAAAAACTAATCTCAATTTTTCCCACTAGCCACAGGCCAGTTTCACTCTCCCGTTGCTTTCTTCGCATGCCAGTTGAGATAGTTGGCCTGGGTGGCAGCTTCATATTCCTGCACCAGTGCGTCCACTACATCGCGGCTCTCATCGAATTCGCTCAGATCATCTTTGAACTTATCCTCGCGTTTAAACTGATCTAAGAAAGCGCCTCGCTTGCAAAGTTTATCGTATTGATTCAGTGCTCGCTCAAACAACGAACAGATGCTGGTGTGATTAGCAAGCATTAGACCGGATACTCGATGGGTGCTCTGCACATAAGGACTACTACGTGAAAGAGCCACTTGGATACTAGCTGGACCCCAATTTATGAACTGGGCCAATTTTCGTTCACGAATTCGCTGGATAGATTTGTGTACCTGGGTAGGATTTACTTCACCCTGAATTATATTCAAAATAGAGATGTAACGGTGGTGGTTTGTCTTATCCGGTCCGGTGGAAACCATCATGTTTTTGGGCTGCAACAAACGACGCATAACATCTAAAACGGTGGTTTTCTGAACACTGACCGTATCCGTGTCGGTGGTAAGAGGAGTATAACCGGTCATAAGAAAATGCAACTGAGAAGTCGGGATCAGTGGGGCAATCAGTTCAATTAGATTGTTATTCATATACGAAGGATATCGAAGCGTGGTAGTACTAACTGACATAATTGTTGAAACAAGCGTATTGATCTGAGTAAAGCTAGGATTTTCCAAATGTAACCTATCAGCCGCAATTCTGTTTAGTGCCGTATTGTCCAAAACTACCACGCAATCAGCACAGCTCGTGAGTCTCTTCAGTGTCAAAAGACTGTTGTATGGTTGCACTACAACATCACTGATTTCGTCTTGATTTGGAAACACACTGTATGTCTGcacaagtttctttgggaagTGATCCGAAAGACGTTCCATAATATATGATCCCATTCCAGATCCGGTTCCTCCTGCAATAGAATGACACAAAACGAATCCTTCCAAACTATCACTACCATCGGCTTCTCGGTCTATTATATCGAAAACTTCTTCGTGCAGCTTCTCTCCTTGGCTGAATCCGGAAGCCCAATTATTACCGGCTCCTCCTCCATCTTTTGAAAGATATACATTTTCTGGATTGTAAAGCTAGAATGAAATCATACGAATAATTGAATATTATGAGGAAACTCATGAAATACCTTTGCATACGGCGATGTCATGATGGTATGAATGACTCGGGGTTCTAGATCCAGGAGAACAGCGCGGGGAATGTAATGGTCATCATCGGCCTGATAAAAAAACACATCCTTTCGATCAATACCATCTGTAGCAAAATCCTGTAATACACCCGAGGGCGATATTCCATGTTCCAAACAAAGACGCTTCCAAAATTCAaaaccaactaaaatgttgCGAGACCGTGTAAACTAAATCGCATTTTTCAAAATAGTGAATTATATTTTACTTACTTTGATTGCCACATTGACCTAATTGTAAAGTAATAATTTCACTAGGCATTTTTCGCTAAAATTGACTACAAGTGATCACGAACAGTTATTGAAAAATATCTCTCTATTCAACAAAACGCGATAAAAATAGTAACATAAGATTTATTCCGGCTCCGCGCTCCAAAATTCTAATCCGTTTTAAATTTTTGCTGTTATACATAAATTTGACAATCAACTGTAGGGATCTTTGCTGATACTAGGCCTTT
This genomic window contains:
- the LOC131428163 gene encoding tubulin gamma-1 chain, which codes for MPSEIITLQLGQCGNQIGFEFWKRLCLEHGISPSGVLQDFATDGIDRKDVFFYQADDDHYIPRAVLLDLEPRVIHTIMTSPYAKLYNPENVYLSKDGGGAGNNWASGFSQGEKLHEEVFDIIDREADGSDSLEGFVLCHSIAGGTGSGMGSYIMERLSDHFPKKLVQTYSVFPNQDEISDVVVQPYNSLLTLKRLTSCADCVVVLDNTALNRIAADRLHLENPSFTQINTLVSTIMSVSTTTLRYPSYMNNNLIELIAPLIPTSQLHFLMTGYTPLTTDTDTVSVQKTTVLDVMRRLLQPKNMMVSTGPDKTNHHRYISILNIIQGEVNPTQVHKSIQRIRERKLAQFINWGPASIQVALSRSSPYVQSTHRVSGLMLANHTSICSLFERALNQYDKLCKRGAFLDQFKREDKFKDDLSEFDESRDVVDALVQEYEAATQANYLNWHAKKATGE